Part of the Nicotiana sylvestris chromosome 5, ASM39365v2, whole genome shotgun sequence genome is shown below.
CTGGGGACGCAAGAAAATGGCTTCAAAATATTCCACCAAATTCCATTCATTCTTGGCCTGAACTTGTCCAAGCATTCTTAGCTAAATGGTTCCCGCAAAGTAAGAAATCTGAGCTCcaggataaaattttctttttcaagcaagtaccgGGAGAACATCTACATGATGCATGGGATCGATTCAAGTTATATTTGGTGAGGTCTCCAAATCATGGTTTTCCGGATTCTATCTTGTTGGAGAAATTCTATATGGGGTTAGATACTATGAACCAATCTATAGCCAAGAATGCAGCTGATGGATCTTTTATGGACAAGACATTCGCTAGGATTACACAAATCCTTGACAAAATGGCACAACATAATCAAGCTTGGCACTTAGAGGACACCACAAGTGGAATTGAATATGGTTATCCTTCCTTGACCACCATGATTAAGGagaatcaagaaagagatcaagtaATTGCAGGGCTTGCCACCAATGTCAATGTGTTGACAAAAATGTTCACTAAAAGCAAAATGAAGAAGGTACATGTGGTGGAAGATGTACAACCATCATCAAGTGACGATTATGAGGAAGCCAACTATGCCAACAACACTCAAGGAGGCtatcaaaggcaacaataccaaggtcaaagacaacaaaatcaatggaggcctaacccgcaaggtcaAGGTAACCAACAGTGGCAAAATAACCAAGGTCgctcaaatcaaggaaattggaataacaacaacaacttctcaaatcggagttcaaacccttatgttcctccaaagggtcatattcaaatcaaggttcctcaagtgattccaagttggaaagcatgcttgaacgggtattgcaaaatcaagagaAGTCCAACACTTCTATGAGGAATATGACCGAGCTTGTTGGTTCTCATACCGCATCTATTCAAAAATTTGAGATACAAATGAGAGTTCTTTCTAGGGAACAAAATCCGAAGAAAAAAAGGGGCACTTCCAAGtgacacaattgcgaacccaaagGGTAGTGGGAGTGGTCCAACTTCTCATATCATGGAAATTACTACTCGGAGTGGGAAGGTAATACAAGGAGAGAGTGAGCAAGTGGTTGAAGTAGAAGAGTCCGAACAAGAGCTGAGGTTGAAGAGACAAGGTttgttgaagttgaaaaggttccaGAAGAGTTGAAAGTGCAAGTAGTAAATCGGGAAgaggtaaaggaaaaggtaaaagagatACCAAAACCTCTACCACCTATTCCTAGACTTCCTCCTCCTTTTCATCAAAGACTTGTGAGGAAGAttgatgatagcaaactcgaAAAGTTCTATGACATTCTCAAGCAATTATCAGTAAACATTCCATTCgtggaagcatttcaagagatgccgggttttgctaaatatttgaaagacttTATCACCAAGAAGAGAACTACCAAGAATGAAGTGGTGAATATGACTCACcgggttagttccatcattgcaa
Proteins encoded:
- the LOC138868365 gene encoding uncharacterized protein is translated as MHKQNNISDDALRLRVFKYTLAGDARKWLQNIPPNSIHSWPELVQAFLAKWFPQSKKSELQDKIFFFKQVPGEHLHDAWDRFKLYLVRSPNHGFPDSILLEKFYMGLDTMNQSIAKNAADGSFMDKTFARITQILDKMAQHNQAWHLEDTTSGIEYGYPSLTTMIKENQERDQVIAGLATNVNVLTKMFTKSKMKKVHVVEDVQPSSSDDYEEANYANNTQGGYQRQQYQGQRQQNQWRPNPQGQGNKIRRKKGALPSDTIANPKGSGSGPTSHIMEITTRSGKVPEELKVQVVNREEVKEKVKEIPKPLPPIPRLPPPFHQRLVRKIDDSKLEKFYDILKQLSVNIPFVEAFQEMPGFAKYLKDFITKKRTTKNEVVNMTHRVSSIIAKTTVQKKELGSFHYSMHYWGA